The Mus caroli chromosome 1, CAROLI_EIJ_v1.1, whole genome shotgun sequence genome has a window encoding:
- the Pogk gene encoding pogo transposable element with KRAB domain isoform X1: MPGHSPRRPLRRRRPLGREMESRAYPLNLTLKEEQKEEEVEIQELEDGPIDMQKVQICSESAWVPALFDEVAIYFSDEEWEVLTEQQKALYREVMRMNYETVLSLEFPFPKPDMINRLESDEECPNSDEWRLQGVTFAENEESDFRTPDWASPMNATSHFSQPQHFNSFGLRLPQDITELPEWTEGYPFYMAMGFPGYDLSADDLASKFQFSRGMRRSYDAGFKLMVVEYAESTNNCQAAKQFGVLEKNVRDWRKVKPQLQNAHAMRRAFRGPKNGRFALVDQRVAEYVRYMQAKGDPITREAMQLKALEIAQEMNIPEKGFKASLGWCRRMMRRYDLSLRHKVPVPQHLAEDLTEKLVTYQQSVLALRRTHDYEVAQMGNADETPICLEVPSRVTVDNQGEKPILVKTPGREKLRITAMLGVLADGRKLPPYIILRGTYIPPGKFPSGMEIRCHRYGWMTEDLMQDWLEVVWRRRTGAVPRQRGMLILNGFRCHATDSVKSSMESMNTDMVIIPGGLTSQLQVLDVVVYKPLNDSVRAQYSNWLLAGNLALSPTGNAKKPPLGLFLEWIMVAWNSISSESIVQGFRKCHISSNLEEEGDVLWEIEGELPKEPPKECGPESVAEGD, translated from the exons ATGCCGGGCCACAGCCCTCGTCGCCCTTTGCGGCGACGCCGCCCGCTCGGCCGGG AAATGGAGTCCCGGGCCTACCCTCTGAATTTGACCCTGAAAGAAGAGCAAAAGGAGGAAGAGGTTGAGATCCAGGAGTTGGAGGATGGCCCCATAGATATGCAGAAAGTACAAATCTGCTCGGAAAGCGCGTGG GTACCAGCTCTATTTGATGAGGTGGCCATATATTTCTCGGACGAGGAGTGGGAAGTTCTGACAGAGCAACAAAAAGCCCTCTACCGGGAAGTCATGAGGATGAATTATGAGACTGTCCTGTCCCTGG AATTCCCATTCCCCAAGCCAGATATGATCAATCGGTTGGAAAGTGACGAGGAGTGTCCTAATTCTGATGAGTGGCGGCTCCAGGGAGTAACCTTTGCAG AAAATGAAGAATCTGACTTTAGGACTCCAGATTGGGCAAGCCCAATGAATGCCACCTCCCATTTTTCTCAACCTCAGCACTTCAACAGCTTTGGCCTGCGTCTGCCTCAGGACATCACTGAACTGCCTGAGTGGACTGAGGGCTACCCCTTCTATATGGCCATGGGCTTCCCCGGGTACGACCTCTCAGCTGACGACTTGGCGAGCAAGTTTCAGTTCAGTCGTGGCATGCGCCGCAGTTATGATGCAGGATTCAAGCTGATGGTGGTGGAGTACGCCGAGAGCACCAACAACTGTCAGGCTGCCAAGCAGTTTGGGGTGTTGGAAAAAAATGTTCGAGACTGGCGCAAAGTGAAGCCACAGCTCCAAAATGCTCATGCCATGCGGCGGGCATTCCGAGGCCCCAAGAATGGAAGGTTTGCTCTGGTAGACCAGCGAGTGGCTGAGTATGTCAGATACATGCAGGCCAAAGGGGACCCCATCACTAGGGAGGCAATGCAGTTGAAAGCTCTTGAAATCGCCCAGGAAATGAACATTCCAGAGAAAGGGTTCAAGGCAAGTCTGGGCTGGTGTCGAAGAATGATGAGAAGGTATGACCTGTCTCTGAGGCATAAAGTGCCGGTCCCTCAGCACCTGGCCGAGGACCTGACTGAAAAGCTCGTCACTTATCAGCAGAGCGTGCTGGCTCTGCGCAGGACACACGACTATGAAGTGGCCCAAATGGGCAATGCAGATGAGACGCCCATCTGCTTAGAAGTCCCCTCTAGAGTGACTGTTGACAACCAGGGCGAAAAGCCCATCTTGGTCAAGACACCAGGCAGGGAGAAATTGAGGATCACAGCCATGCTGGGGGTCTTGGCTGATGGGAGGAAGTTACCACCGTACATCATTTTGAGGGGGACATACATCCCCCCTGGGAAGTTTCCCAGTGGCATGGAGATCCGCTGCCACCGCTATGGATGGATGACTGAGGACTTGATGCAAGACTGGTTGGAAGTTGTGTGGAGACGGAGAACTGGAGCTGTGCCCAGACAGCGAGGGATGCTGATCCTGAATGGCTTCCGGTGCCATGCCACTGACTCTGTGAAGAGTTCCATGGAGAGCATGAACACAGACATGGTGATCATCCCAGGGGGCCTGACCTCCCAGCTGCAGGTGCTGGATGTCGTTGTCTACAAGCCACTGAACGACAGCGTTCGGGCCCAGTATTCCAACTGGCTTCTGGCTGGGAACCTGGCACTGAGCCCCACTGGAAATGCTAAGAAGCCACCCCTGGGCCTCTTCCTGGAGTGGATCATGGTTGCATGGAACAGCATCTCAAGTGAATCAATTGTCCAGGGGTTCAGAAAGTGCCACATCTCCAGCAACTTAGAGGAAGAAGGTGACGTCCTCTGGGAAATCGAGGGCGAGTTGCCCAAAGAACCGCCAAAAGAATGTGGTCCTGAAAGTGTGGCTGAGGGTGACTGA
- the Pogk gene encoding pogo transposable element with KRAB domain isoform X2, which yields MNLENPEMESRAYPLNLTLKEEQKEEEVEIQELEDGPIDMQKVQICSESAWVPALFDEVAIYFSDEEWEVLTEQQKALYREVMRMNYETVLSLEFPFPKPDMINRLESDEECPNSDEWRLQGVTFAENEESDFRTPDWASPMNATSHFSQPQHFNSFGLRLPQDITELPEWTEGYPFYMAMGFPGYDLSADDLASKFQFSRGMRRSYDAGFKLMVVEYAESTNNCQAAKQFGVLEKNVRDWRKVKPQLQNAHAMRRAFRGPKNGRFALVDQRVAEYVRYMQAKGDPITREAMQLKALEIAQEMNIPEKGFKASLGWCRRMMRRYDLSLRHKVPVPQHLAEDLTEKLVTYQQSVLALRRTHDYEVAQMGNADETPICLEVPSRVTVDNQGEKPILVKTPGREKLRITAMLGVLADGRKLPPYIILRGTYIPPGKFPSGMEIRCHRYGWMTEDLMQDWLEVVWRRRTGAVPRQRGMLILNGFRCHATDSVKSSMESMNTDMVIIPGGLTSQLQVLDVVVYKPLNDSVRAQYSNWLLAGNLALSPTGNAKKPPLGLFLEWIMVAWNSISSESIVQGFRKCHISSNLEEEGDVLWEIEGELPKEPPKECGPESVAEGD from the exons ATGAATCTGGAAAATCCAG AAATGGAGTCCCGGGCCTACCCTCTGAATTTGACCCTGAAAGAAGAGCAAAAGGAGGAAGAGGTTGAGATCCAGGAGTTGGAGGATGGCCCCATAGATATGCAGAAAGTACAAATCTGCTCGGAAAGCGCGTGG GTACCAGCTCTATTTGATGAGGTGGCCATATATTTCTCGGACGAGGAGTGGGAAGTTCTGACAGAGCAACAAAAAGCCCTCTACCGGGAAGTCATGAGGATGAATTATGAGACTGTCCTGTCCCTGG AATTCCCATTCCCCAAGCCAGATATGATCAATCGGTTGGAAAGTGACGAGGAGTGTCCTAATTCTGATGAGTGGCGGCTCCAGGGAGTAACCTTTGCAG AAAATGAAGAATCTGACTTTAGGACTCCAGATTGGGCAAGCCCAATGAATGCCACCTCCCATTTTTCTCAACCTCAGCACTTCAACAGCTTTGGCCTGCGTCTGCCTCAGGACATCACTGAACTGCCTGAGTGGACTGAGGGCTACCCCTTCTATATGGCCATGGGCTTCCCCGGGTACGACCTCTCAGCTGACGACTTGGCGAGCAAGTTTCAGTTCAGTCGTGGCATGCGCCGCAGTTATGATGCAGGATTCAAGCTGATGGTGGTGGAGTACGCCGAGAGCACCAACAACTGTCAGGCTGCCAAGCAGTTTGGGGTGTTGGAAAAAAATGTTCGAGACTGGCGCAAAGTGAAGCCACAGCTCCAAAATGCTCATGCCATGCGGCGGGCATTCCGAGGCCCCAAGAATGGAAGGTTTGCTCTGGTAGACCAGCGAGTGGCTGAGTATGTCAGATACATGCAGGCCAAAGGGGACCCCATCACTAGGGAGGCAATGCAGTTGAAAGCTCTTGAAATCGCCCAGGAAATGAACATTCCAGAGAAAGGGTTCAAGGCAAGTCTGGGCTGGTGTCGAAGAATGATGAGAAGGTATGACCTGTCTCTGAGGCATAAAGTGCCGGTCCCTCAGCACCTGGCCGAGGACCTGACTGAAAAGCTCGTCACTTATCAGCAGAGCGTGCTGGCTCTGCGCAGGACACACGACTATGAAGTGGCCCAAATGGGCAATGCAGATGAGACGCCCATCTGCTTAGAAGTCCCCTCTAGAGTGACTGTTGACAACCAGGGCGAAAAGCCCATCTTGGTCAAGACACCAGGCAGGGAGAAATTGAGGATCACAGCCATGCTGGGGGTCTTGGCTGATGGGAGGAAGTTACCACCGTACATCATTTTGAGGGGGACATACATCCCCCCTGGGAAGTTTCCCAGTGGCATGGAGATCCGCTGCCACCGCTATGGATGGATGACTGAGGACTTGATGCAAGACTGGTTGGAAGTTGTGTGGAGACGGAGAACTGGAGCTGTGCCCAGACAGCGAGGGATGCTGATCCTGAATGGCTTCCGGTGCCATGCCACTGACTCTGTGAAGAGTTCCATGGAGAGCATGAACACAGACATGGTGATCATCCCAGGGGGCCTGACCTCCCAGCTGCAGGTGCTGGATGTCGTTGTCTACAAGCCACTGAACGACAGCGTTCGGGCCCAGTATTCCAACTGGCTTCTGGCTGGGAACCTGGCACTGAGCCCCACTGGAAATGCTAAGAAGCCACCCCTGGGCCTCTTCCTGGAGTGGATCATGGTTGCATGGAACAGCATCTCAAGTGAATCAATTGTCCAGGGGTTCAGAAAGTGCCACATCTCCAGCAACTTAGAGGAAGAAGGTGACGTCCTCTGGGAAATCGAGGGCGAGTTGCCCAAAGAACCGCCAAAAGAATGTGGTCCTGAAAGTGTGGCTGAGGGTGACTGA